A single Cupriavidus sp. D39 DNA region contains:
- a CDS encoding SPOR domain-containing protein, which produces MFQRSLFILLVPVNALLFAAVLGAFGPQPLAGWMESAREPERAAQQTRAERFRQMPQASGKRPASTPAAAAAATPAATPAATPAASPAMACVEIGGFNGELVRKVADELAGAPPGAWRVEQFERQEQARWWVHLPPQASRENLQRKLGELRRRNITDVSVVSTGSPETYTVSLGLFQEREHAEHFLDNLREHGVRTAVLTDTPHPLTRQWLRVRNADAALRTRLDEMRQRYGAQDLLTCS; this is translated from the coding sequence ATGTTCCAACGAAGCCTCTTCATCCTGCTGGTCCCGGTCAACGCGCTGCTGTTCGCTGCCGTGCTGGGCGCGTTCGGCCCACAGCCGCTGGCCGGCTGGATGGAAAGCGCGCGCGAGCCCGAACGCGCTGCCCAGCAGACGCGTGCCGAACGCTTCCGCCAGATGCCGCAGGCTAGCGGCAAGCGCCCGGCATCCACGCCCGCCGCTGCGGCTGCCGCTACCCCAGCCGCTACCCCTGCCGCTACCCCAGCCGCCTCGCCAGCCATGGCTTGTGTCGAGATCGGTGGCTTCAACGGGGAGCTGGTGCGCAAGGTGGCCGATGAGCTGGCTGGCGCACCGCCCGGCGCCTGGCGCGTGGAACAGTTCGAGCGGCAGGAGCAGGCGCGCTGGTGGGTCCACCTGCCTCCGCAGGCCTCGCGCGAGAACCTGCAGCGCAAGCTCGGCGAGTTGCGCCGGCGCAATATCACCGATGTGTCGGTGGTCAGCACCGGCTCGCCGGAAACCTATACGGTGTCGCTGGGCTTGTTCCAGGAGCGCGAGCATGCCGAGCATTTCCTCGACAACCTGCGCGAGCACGGCGTGCGCACCGCGGTGCTGACCGATACGCCGCATCCGCTGACGCGCCAGTGGCTGCGCGTGCGCAACGCCGACGCGGCACTGCGCACGCGGCTGGACGAGATGCGCCAGCGCTATGGCGCGCAGGACTTGCTGACCTGCAGCTGA
- a CDS encoding biotin--[acetyl-CoA-carboxylase] ligase translates to MSADKSLPTPDPLPAAAAPAQAWRIDPDRLRAALTGAARGWALDVVDETGSTNADLTLACRTAPWAESATLRLAYRQTAGRGRQGRPWQGQAGLTFSVALPLPLAPSQLSGLSLAVGLALAEALGDCDARLGAAIGLKWPNDLQIDGRKLAGILIESVPAGPQGIWAVVGIGLNLVRDAQMEAALGRSLAGVTEFLPGCDPTTLLAAVLNRLAVMREDFLAQGFAPMAPRWSARDAFRDQPVRLLHDGRVQAEGLARGVDGDGHLLLETPSGLERIASGEVSLRPADNGAGA, encoded by the coding sequence ATGTCCGCTGACAAATCCTTGCCCACGCCAGATCCGCTCCCTGCGGCCGCCGCTCCCGCGCAAGCCTGGCGCATCGACCCCGACCGCCTGCGCGCCGCGCTCACCGGCGCCGCGCGCGGCTGGGCCCTCGACGTGGTCGACGAGACCGGTTCCACCAACGCCGACCTGACGCTGGCCTGCCGCACCGCGCCGTGGGCCGAGTCCGCCACGCTGCGCCTGGCCTACCGGCAGACCGCCGGGCGTGGACGCCAGGGGCGTCCCTGGCAAGGCCAGGCCGGGCTGACGTTCTCGGTGGCGCTGCCCTTGCCGCTGGCGCCCTCGCAGTTGAGCGGGCTGAGCCTGGCGGTAGGGCTGGCGCTGGCCGAGGCGCTGGGCGACTGCGACGCGCGCCTTGGCGCCGCCATTGGCCTGAAATGGCCTAACGACCTGCAGATCGACGGCCGCAAGCTGGCCGGCATCCTGATCGAGTCGGTGCCGGCCGGCCCGCAGGGGATCTGGGCGGTGGTCGGCATTGGCCTGAACCTGGTGCGCGATGCGCAGATGGAAGCCGCGCTCGGGCGCAGCCTGGCCGGCGTGACCGAATTCCTGCCAGGCTGCGACCCCACCACGCTGCTGGCTGCGGTGCTGAACCGGCTGGCGGTGATGCGCGAGGATTTCCTGGCGCAGGGCTTTGCGCCGATGGCGCCCCGCTGGTCCGCGCGCGATGCCTTTCGCGATCAGCCAGTGCGCCTGCTGCACGATGGCCGCGTGCAGGCCGAAGGCCTGGCGCGCGGCGTGGACGGCGACGGCCACCTGCTGCTGGAAACGCCCTCGGGCCTGGAGCGCATTGCCAGCGGCGAAGTGTCGCTGCGCCCGGCGGACAACGGAGCGGGCGCATGA
- a CDS encoding MlaE family ABC transporter permease: MESPTTPAIEVTRAEGAQTVQLRGDWTALALSDCHRARALRNELHKIDAHAHWSLARLARLDHIGAQLMWQAWGGKLPEKLEANEAQRRVFTRIAGLRRENWKKHMVDRFNPVTLFGASILSMFAQLGNGVTMLGQLAFDLLRLARAPQRGPWREISANIYNVGYKALGITALVGFLIGIVLSYLSANQLRTFGASIFIVNILGMAVIRELGPVLAAILIAGRSGSAITAQIGVMRVTEELDAMRVMGISHGFRLIMPRVIALAIAMPLLVAWTDVLALTGGMLAAHFQLDISVAFFLRALPDAVPVANLWMGLGKGVVFGILIALTACHFGLRIEPNTRSLGEGTTASVVTSITVVIVADAIFAILFKDIGL, encoded by the coding sequence TTGGAAAGCCCAACCACGCCAGCCATAGAAGTGACGCGCGCGGAAGGAGCGCAAACCGTGCAACTGCGCGGCGACTGGACAGCGCTTGCGCTCTCCGATTGCCACCGTGCGCGCGCACTGCGCAACGAGCTGCACAAGATCGACGCGCACGCGCACTGGTCGCTGGCGCGCCTCGCCCGGCTCGATCACATCGGCGCGCAGCTGATGTGGCAGGCCTGGGGCGGCAAGCTGCCCGAGAAGCTGGAGGCCAATGAAGCCCAGCGCCGCGTCTTTACCCGTATCGCCGGGCTGCGCCGCGAGAACTGGAAAAAGCATATGGTGGACCGGTTCAATCCGGTGACCCTGTTCGGCGCCTCGATCCTGTCGATGTTCGCGCAGCTGGGCAATGGCGTGACCATGCTGGGCCAGCTGGCCTTCGACCTGCTGCGCCTGGCGCGCGCGCCGCAGCGCGGCCCCTGGCGCGAGATCTCCGCCAATATCTACAACGTCGGCTACAAGGCACTCGGCATCACGGCGCTGGTCGGTTTTTTGATCGGTATCGTGCTGTCGTACCTGTCGGCCAACCAGCTGCGCACCTTCGGCGCGAGCATCTTTATCGTCAACATCCTCGGCATGGCGGTGATCCGCGAGCTGGGCCCGGTGCTGGCGGCCATCCTGATCGCCGGGCGCTCGGGTTCGGCCATCACCGCGCAGATCGGCGTGATGCGGGTCACCGAGGAGCTCGACGCGATGCGCGTGATGGGCATCTCGCACGGCTTCCGGCTGATCATGCCGCGCGTGATCGCGCTGGCCATCGCCATGCCGCTGCTGGTGGCGTGGACCGACGTGCTGGCGCTGACCGGCGGCATGCTGGCCGCCCACTTCCAGCTGGACATCAGCGTGGCTTTCTTCCTGCGCGCGCTGCCCGATGCGGTGCCGGTGGCCAACCTGTGGATGGGGCTGGGCAAGGGCGTGGTGTTCGGCATCCTGATCGCGCTCACCGCCTGCCACTTCGGCTTGCGCATCGAGCCCAACACGCGCAGCCTGGGCGAAGGCACCACCGCCTCGGTGGTGACCTCGATCACCGTGGTGATCGTGGCCGATGCCATCTTCGCCATCCTGTTCAAGGACATCGGCTTATGA
- a CDS encoding VanZ family protein yields the protein MALAPAPLVPPPPRHSPLARVGLLCFTLLVVYGSLYPFTGWTDNGISALAFLTAPKPRYLTGFDLITNVLGYCPLGALVVLSLHPRISGVRAVLLALVAGTLLSGTMEALQTWLPNRVSSNIDLMTNALGALLGAAAVAPFSAALIDRGSLRQLRMAWFEPHASFAIILILLWPFAQIFPQDHLFGMGAIVREWLTDPDSWPVQWLQGVFPGLPDLIENISLLRPDDVQGQQLLESLVTGCGWVGTGLFASIAMRRQAPMLRILAALLASALLLKAVVAEMQFPDDNAFNWLSEGGRFALLTGSLALVLLLRLPRWLRGALALATLMLLVMLSNLLPANPYSWISEQGWRLGRFIHFNSLSQWLGWMWPFVALFYLIWRFEQFQLDRRSVRRARRKAKRLAAARTTDGDVGGDGDGNHREDAPPPGA from the coding sequence ATGGCATTGGCTCCCGCGCCGCTCGTCCCGCCACCGCCGCGCCATTCGCCGCTGGCGCGGGTGGGGCTGCTTTGCTTTACCCTGCTGGTGGTCTATGGCAGCCTGTACCCGTTCACGGGCTGGACCGACAACGGCATCTCTGCGCTGGCCTTCCTCACCGCGCCCAAGCCCCGCTACCTGACCGGGTTCGATCTCATCACCAACGTGCTGGGCTACTGCCCGCTTGGCGCGCTGGTGGTGCTGTCCCTGCACCCGCGCATCTCCGGCGTGCGCGCCGTGCTGCTGGCGCTGGTGGCGGGCACGCTGCTGTCGGGCACCATGGAGGCGCTGCAGACCTGGCTGCCCAACCGCGTCTCGTCCAATATCGACCTGATGACCAATGCGCTGGGTGCTCTGCTGGGGGCCGCCGCGGTGGCGCCCTTCTCGGCCGCGCTGATCGATCGCGGCTCGCTGCGCCAGTTGCGCATGGCGTGGTTCGAGCCGCACGCCAGCTTTGCCATCATCCTGATCCTGCTGTGGCCGTTCGCGCAGATCTTCCCGCAGGATCACCTGTTCGGCATGGGCGCGATCGTGCGCGAGTGGCTGACCGACCCCGACTCCTGGCCCGTGCAGTGGTTGCAAGGCGTATTCCCGGGGCTGCCCGACCTGATTGAAAACATCAGCCTGTTGCGGCCGGACGACGTGCAAGGGCAGCAATTGCTGGAGTCACTCGTTACCGGATGCGGCTGGGTGGGCACCGGGCTGTTCGCCTCGATCGCCATGCGCAGGCAGGCGCCGATGCTGCGCATCCTGGCGGCCTTGCTGGCCAGCGCGCTGCTGCTCAAGGCGGTGGTGGCCGAGATGCAGTTCCCGGACGACAACGCCTTCAACTGGCTGTCCGAAGGCGGCCGCTTTGCCCTGCTCACGGGCTCGCTGGCGCTGGTTTTGCTGCTGCGGCTGCCGCGCTGGCTGCGCGGCGCGCTGGCGCTCGCCACGCTGATGCTGCTGGTGATGCTGTCCAACCTGCTGCCCGCCAATCCGTATTCCTGGATCTCGGAGCAAGGCTGGCGCCTAGGCCGCTTCATCCACTTCAACAGCCTGTCGCAATGGCTGGGGTGGATGTGGCCGTTCGTGGCGCTGTTCTACCTGATCTGGCGCTTCGAGCAATTCCAGCTGGATCGCCGCAGCGTGCGGCGCGCGCGGCGCAAGGCGAAGCGGCTGGCGGCGGCTCGCACAACCGATGGCGACGTCGGCGGCGATGGCGATGGCAACCATCGCGAGGATGCCCCGCCGCCGGGCGCCTGA
- a CDS encoding biotin-dependent carboxyltransferase family protein, translated as MIEITRPGALASVQDHGRPGFRRFGVGTAGALDTVALTIGNRLLGNPAGDAAIEFTLGRAAVRFHADMRVALTGAECRANLDGVPVWSWHAFDVRRGETLTLSAAQGGTRTYLSVAGGIKVAPVMGSRSTDLKAGFGGLGGRALREGDRLDAGRPGVAEDSDWLGVQAPAWALPVKKLGDAMPIRMLPAIEYEDFDAAAREALWQSDWIVTPNSNRMGLRLQGPALARQPERAADLLSHGVLPGVVQVPPAGQPIVLMADAQTTGGYPKIGVVIGADLWRLAQVPLGAPVRFVRVTLDEAAAAQAELDRYLQQLDQALQWQGNGMAIASRRRTRTRAAVA; from the coding sequence ATGATCGAAATCACCCGACCCGGCGCACTCGCCTCGGTGCAGGACCATGGCCGTCCCGGCTTTCGCCGCTTTGGCGTGGGCACCGCAGGCGCGCTCGACACCGTCGCGCTCACCATCGGCAACCGCCTGCTCGGCAATCCGGCGGGAGATGCCGCCATCGAATTCACGCTGGGCCGCGCCGCCGTGCGCTTCCATGCCGACATGCGCGTCGCGCTGACCGGCGCCGAATGCAGGGCCAACCTGGACGGCGTGCCGGTGTGGTCGTGGCATGCCTTCGACGTGCGCCGCGGCGAAACGCTGACGCTGTCGGCGGCGCAGGGCGGCACCCGTACCTATCTGAGCGTGGCGGGCGGCATCAAAGTGGCGCCGGTGATGGGCTCGCGCAGCACCGACCTCAAGGCCGGCTTTGGCGGCCTCGGTGGCCGCGCGCTGCGTGAAGGCGACCGCCTCGACGCGGGCCGGCCCGGCGTGGCCGAGGACAGCGACTGGCTGGGCGTGCAGGCGCCGGCCTGGGCGCTGCCGGTGAAAAAGCTCGGCGACGCGATGCCGATCCGCATGTTGCCCGCCATCGAATACGAGGATTTCGATGCCGCCGCGCGCGAAGCGCTGTGGCAGTCCGACTGGATCGTCACGCCCAACAGCAACCGCATGGGCTTGCGCCTGCAAGGCCCGGCCCTTGCGCGCCAGCCCGAGCGCGCCGCCGACCTGCTCTCGCACGGCGTGCTGCCGGGCGTGGTGCAGGTGCCGCCGGCCGGCCAGCCCATCGTGCTGATGGCCGATGCGCAGACCACCGGCGGCTATCCCAAGATCGGCGTGGTGATCGGCGCCGACCTGTGGCGGCTGGCGCAGGTGCCACTCGGCGCGCCGGTGCGCTTCGTGCGCGTCACGCTGGACGAGGCCGCCGCCGCGCAGGCCGAGCTGGATCGCTACCTGCAGCAACTGGACCAGGCGCTGCAGTGGCAGGGCAACGGCATGGCGATCGCCTCGCGGCGGCGCACGCGTACCCGCGCGGCCGTGGCCTGA
- a CDS encoding type III pantothenate kinase — MSGASAGMPRVPQLLIDIGNTRLKWAWCDDAWSGAVLHGAPLPTPWQHGGAVAHGELGTLVAQWASLRAANASGAQPMVWVSNVAGAAIAAGLQAALDGGFGPDVGVNWVRSGPRFGGLVNGYREPAQLGVDRWIGSIGARCYRPEGALLIVTAGTATTLDVVSAQDRFEGGLILPGLDLMLGALARNTAQLPSLDVSDAGLATPWADNTRDAIAAGCLAAQAGAVEHTWRALCERGPVRCLLSGGARHVLANALSMPVEQHDNLVLLGLYVMASQSPVGTAG; from the coding sequence ATGAGCGGCGCCAGCGCCGGCATGCCGCGTGTGCCGCAACTGCTGATCGATATCGGCAACACCCGCCTGAAATGGGCCTGGTGCGACGATGCCTGGTCCGGCGCGGTGCTGCACGGGGCCCCGTTGCCCACACCCTGGCAGCACGGCGGCGCAGTGGCCCATGGCGAACTGGGCACGTTGGTGGCGCAATGGGCATCGCTGCGCGCGGCCAACGCCAGTGGCGCGCAGCCCATGGTGTGGGTCAGCAACGTGGCCGGCGCAGCCATCGCCGCCGGCCTGCAAGCCGCGCTCGACGGTGGGTTCGGCCCCGACGTCGGTGTGAACTGGGTACGCTCGGGCCCGCGCTTCGGCGGCCTCGTCAACGGCTACCGCGAGCCCGCGCAGCTCGGCGTGGACCGCTGGATCGGCAGCATCGGCGCGCGCTGCTACCGCCCCGAAGGCGCGCTGCTGATCGTCACCGCCGGCACCGCCACCACGCTCGACGTGGTGAGCGCGCAGGACCGTTTCGAAGGGGGTTTGATCCTGCCCGGGCTGGACCTGATGCTGGGCGCGCTCGCGCGCAACACTGCGCAATTGCCGTCCCTGGACGTGAGCGATGCCGGGCTGGCCACGCCCTGGGCCGACAACACCCGCGACGCCATCGCCGCCGGCTGCCTGGCGGCGCAAGCCGGTGCCGTGGAGCACACGTGGCGCGCGCTGTGCGAGCGCGGGCCGGTCCGCTGCCTGCTCTCCGGCGGCGCCCGCCATGTGCTGGCAAACGCGCTCTCCATGCCGGTCGAGCAGCACGATAATCTCGTGCTGCTCGGCCTCTATGTGATGGCCTCGCAAAGCCCGGTCGGCACAGCGGGCTGA
- a CDS encoding DUF969 domain-containing protein, whose translation MEQAVNLWPLVGVGIIILGFVLRFNPMMVVALAAIATGLAAAMPVMQIFTAIGTAFVKTRNLPLIILLPLAVIGLLERHGLREHAQAWISRIASATVGRLLIVYLGVRELTAAVGLTSLGGHPQMVRPLLAPMAEGAAETRFGKLPEPIRQRVLAFCAATDNVGLFFGEDIFVAFGAIALMHTFLLSSNIDVEPLHIAVWGIPTAICAFLIHAVRLKRLDMWLEREMRGKSAATPGAAATAKSGE comes from the coding sequence ATGGAACAGGCAGTCAACCTCTGGCCCCTAGTTGGGGTCGGCATCATCATCCTCGGCTTCGTGTTGCGCTTCAATCCCATGATGGTGGTGGCGCTCGCCGCCATCGCCACCGGGCTGGCGGCAGCCATGCCGGTCATGCAGATCTTCACGGCGATCGGCACCGCCTTCGTCAAGACGCGCAACCTGCCGCTGATCATCCTGCTGCCGCTGGCGGTGATCGGCCTGCTCGAGCGCCACGGGCTGCGCGAGCATGCGCAGGCGTGGATCTCGCGCATTGCGTCGGCCACGGTCGGGCGCCTGCTGATCGTCTACCTCGGCGTGCGCGAACTCACCGCCGCGGTGGGCCTGACCAGCCTCGGCGGCCATCCGCAGATGGTGCGTCCGCTGCTGGCCCCGATGGCCGAAGGCGCGGCCGAGACCCGCTTCGGCAAGCTGCCCGAGCCGATCCGCCAGCGCGTGCTGGCCTTCTGCGCGGCCACCGACAACGTCGGCCTGTTCTTCGGCGAAGACATCTTCGTGGCCTTCGGCGCCATCGCGCTGATGCACACCTTCTTGCTATCGTCCAACATCGACGTGGAACCGCTGCATATCGCCGTGTGGGGCATTCCCACCGCGATCTGCGCCTTCCTGATCCACGCCGTGCGCCTCAAGCGCCTGGACATGTGGCTGGAACGCGAAATGCGCGGCAAGTCTGCCGCAACGCCCGGCGCTGCCGCCACGGCCAAGAGCGGGGAGTAA
- a CDS encoding MlaD family protein: MENKSNAFLAGVFTIGLAILVLFSIFWFSSDHAVRVPYDLITRSTVNGLGPQADVKYRGLEVGKVVSIRFDPTVPGQIIVRISVNQDTPITHTTYATLGFQGVTGIGYVQLDDTTAQEGGTPSPHLATSSKSVARIIMRAGFFEELEKRGDTLLSQLETIMGSLTDMFQTDNRRDLMEAIRSVHKTADDYSQLASSIAPAVRQLPQVTENLNATLASTRRLTQELASPDGTVMRTVDRVGRDLQGAADSVQSAAGGVSQDTLPQINGLARDARQTVRSIDRAASQFNDSPRSVLFGGPAAMPGPGEPGFQAR; this comes from the coding sequence ATGGAAAACAAGTCGAACGCCTTCCTGGCCGGCGTGTTTACGATCGGACTCGCCATCCTGGTGCTGTTCTCGATCTTCTGGTTCAGCAGCGACCACGCGGTGCGCGTGCCGTATGACCTGATCACCCGCTCCACCGTCAACGGGCTGGGACCGCAGGCCGACGTCAAGTACCGCGGCCTGGAGGTGGGCAAGGTGGTGTCGATCCGCTTCGATCCCACCGTGCCGGGCCAGATCATCGTGCGCATCAGCGTCAACCAGGACACTCCGATCACCCACACCACCTATGCCACGCTCGGCTTCCAGGGCGTGACCGGGATCGGCTACGTGCAGCTCGACGACACCACCGCGCAGGAAGGCGGCACGCCGTCGCCGCACCTGGCCACCTCCTCCAAGTCGGTGGCGCGCATCATCATGCGGGCCGGCTTCTTCGAAGAGCTGGAAAAGCGCGGTGACACCTTGCTCTCGCAACTGGAGACGATCATGGGCTCGCTCACTGATATGTTCCAGACCGACAACCGGCGCGACCTGATGGAGGCGATCCGCTCGGTGCACAAGACCGCCGACGACTACTCGCAACTGGCCAGCTCGATCGCGCCGGCCGTGCGCCAATTGCCGCAGGTGACCGAAAACCTGAACGCCACGCTGGCCTCCACGCGGCGCCTCACCCAGGAACTGGCAAGCCCGGACGGCACCGTGATGCGCACCGTCGACCGCGTCGGGCGTGACCTGCAAGGCGCCGCCGATTCCGTACAGTCGGCCGCCGGTGGCGTCTCGCAAGACACGCTGCCGCAGATCAACGGACTCGCGCGCGATGCGCGCCAGACCGTGCGCAGCATCGACCGCGCCGCCAGCCAGTTCAACGACAGCCCGCGCAGCGTGCTGTTTGGCGGCCCCGCCGCCATGCCGGGCCCGGGCGAACCTGGCTTCCAGGCTCGCTGA
- the pcp gene encoding pyroglutamyl-peptidase I has product MRTVLLTGFEPFESESINPSWEVVCALDGERIGGTPDGADAAVIVARQLPCVFGAANDAMADLLDALQPVLVIAVGLAGGRPEMSVERVAINVDDARIADNAGAQPIDSRIAEYGPAAYFSSLPIKAIVRRMRTAGVPASVSQTAGTFVCNHVFYGLMHLLATQSVPAGVRGGFIHIPYLPEQAVRHPGQPSLALATMIDGIRCAVETALSTQDDIREQGGQTH; this is encoded by the coding sequence ATGCGTACCGTGCTGCTGACCGGCTTCGAGCCGTTCGAGAGCGAATCCATCAATCCATCCTGGGAGGTCGTGTGCGCGCTCGACGGCGAGCGCATCGGCGGCACGCCCGATGGCGCCGACGCGGCCGTGATCGTCGCGCGCCAGTTGCCATGCGTGTTCGGCGCGGCCAACGACGCCATGGCGGACCTGCTCGATGCGCTGCAGCCCGTGCTGGTGATCGCGGTGGGGCTGGCGGGCGGGCGTCCGGAGATGTCGGTGGAGCGCGTGGCGATCAACGTGGACGACGCGCGCATTGCCGACAACGCCGGCGCGCAGCCCATCGATTCCCGCATTGCCGAGTACGGACCCGCGGCATATTTTTCCAGCCTGCCGATCAAGGCCATCGTGCGCCGCATGCGCACGGCCGGCGTGCCGGCCTCGGTGTCGCAGACCGCCGGCACCTTCGTCTGCAACCACGTGTTCTACGGCCTGATGCACTTGCTGGCGACACAGAGCGTACCTGCGGGGGTGCGGGGCGGCTTCATCCACATTCCCTATCTGCCGGAGCAGGCCGTGCGGCATCCGGGCCAGCCAAGCCTGGCGCTGGCCACGATGATCGACGGTATCCGCTGCGCAGTGGAGACCGCGCTGTCGACGCAGGACGATATCCGCGAGCAGGGCGGCCAGACGCACTGA
- a CDS encoding ABC-type transport auxiliary lipoprotein family protein: protein MRNAQDRPDVTGTAGVGTFALPRRLATGVALACLLLGGCALTPSTPTVTYDLGPPAGAAPDAVHLPKMRVAQTDGPTWLDGNALYYRLHYAQAERLQPYATQRWVMSPVRLFDDRLREAVASRGALTWFGDTAAPALKIDVLEFEQVFDSASASRGVIRVRATVFRNGLIGQKTFVVAQPAATADGAGGVKALATGSDAAIAAILDWVATLPLQ from the coding sequence ATGCGCAATGCCCAAGATCGGCCGGACGTGACCGGCACCGCCGGCGTCGGCACCTTCGCCCTGCCGCGCCGGCTCGCCACCGGCGTCGCGCTGGCCTGCCTCCTGCTGGGCGGCTGCGCCCTCACGCCTTCCACGCCCACCGTCACCTATGACCTCGGCCCGCCCGCCGGCGCGGCGCCCGACGCCGTGCACCTGCCCAAGATGCGCGTGGCGCAGACCGACGGCCCCACCTGGCTGGACGGCAACGCGCTCTACTACCGCCTGCACTACGCCCAGGCGGAACGCCTGCAGCCCTATGCCACGCAGCGCTGGGTGATGTCGCCGGTGCGCCTGTTCGACGACCGCCTGCGCGAAGCCGTGGCCTCGCGCGGCGCACTGACCTGGTTCGGCGACACCGCCGCGCCGGCGCTCAAGATCGACGTGCTGGAGTTCGAGCAGGTGTTCGATAGCGCCAGCGCCAGCCGCGGCGTGATCCGGGTGCGTGCCACGGTGTTTCGCAACGGGCTGATCGGGCAGAAGACCTTCGTGGTGGCGCAGCCCGCCGCCACGGCCGACGGCGCCGGCGGCGTCAAGGCACTGGCCACCGGTAGCGATGCCGCCATTGCGGCGATCCTGGACTGGGTGGCTACGCTGCCGCTGCAGTAA
- a CDS encoding ABC transporter ATP-binding protein, with protein sequence MTNFAPATATDAPPAGSVQHAPRTTVIEVRDLVKRFGEAVVHDHLNLDVYRGEVLSIVGGSGSGKTVLLRQIVGLERPTSGTIRVFGEDLTELDTARLQALRNRWGLQFQRGALFSALSVIDNIALPLRELRTLPDDLICAASLLKLQLVGLSARDADKMPSDLSGGMIKRVALARALALEPELVFLDEPTAGLDPMASDDYVALIRELRRELGLTVVMVTHDLDTLVALSDRVAVLADHKVLAALPIRELVHIDHPFIHEYFLGERGQRAMQALPALPDATRAATHAATPAGPQSGEA encoded by the coding sequence ATGACCAACTTCGCTCCTGCCACCGCCACCGACGCGCCTCCCGCCGGCTCCGTGCAGCACGCCCCGCGCACCACCGTGATCGAGGTGCGCGACCTGGTCAAGCGCTTTGGCGAGGCGGTGGTGCACGACCACCTCAACCTCGACGTGTACCGGGGCGAAGTGCTGTCCATCGTGGGCGGCTCGGGCAGCGGCAAGACCGTGCTGCTGCGCCAGATCGTGGGGCTGGAGCGGCCCACCTCGGGCACCATCCGTGTGTTCGGCGAGGACCTGACCGAGCTCGACACGGCGCGGCTGCAAGCCCTGCGCAACCGCTGGGGCCTGCAGTTCCAGCGCGGCGCGCTGTTTTCCGCGCTGTCTGTGATCGACAACATCGCGCTGCCGCTGCGTGAACTTCGCACCCTGCCCGACGATCTCATCTGCGCGGCGTCGCTGCTCAAGCTGCAACTGGTGGGGCTGTCGGCGCGGGACGCGGACAAGATGCCGTCCGACCTGTCCGGCGGCATGATCAAGCGCGTGGCGCTGGCGCGGGCCCTGGCCCTGGAGCCCGAGCTGGTGTTCCTGGACGAGCCCACGGCCGGGCTGGACCCGATGGCCTCGGACGACTACGTGGCGCTGATCCGCGAACTGCGCCGCGAGCTGGGCCTGACCGTGGTGATGGTGACCCACGACCTCGACACCCTGGTGGCGCTGTCGGATCGCGTCGCGGTGCTGGCGGACCACAAGGTACTAGCCGCGCTGCCGATCCGGGAACTGGTGCATATCGATCACCCGTTCATCCACGAGTATTTCCTGGGCGAGCGCGGGCAGCGCGCCATGCAGGCGCTCCCGGCCTTGCCGGACGCTACACGCGCGGCAACGCATGCGGCAACACCCGCAGGCCCGCAATCTGGAGAAGCATGA
- the pxpA gene encoding 5-oxoprolinase subunit PxpA, whose amino-acid sequence MHIDLNADLGEGCGNDRELLGLISSANVACGWHAGDAATMLQTVKWALERGVAIGAHPSYPDRENFGRTEMQLDPEVVYANTLYQIGALAALVRAQGGQLAHVKAHGALYNQAAKDPKLADAIVRAVRDFDSDLVFFGLAGSVMVKVAREAGLKVKEEVFADRGYNPDGSLVKRGTPGALHEDEDVALGQTLQMVREQRVRAIDGTYVPIRAETVCLHGDGAHALAFARRIRERLGAEGIAIRAGV is encoded by the coding sequence ATGCATATCGACCTGAACGCCGACCTCGGCGAAGGCTGCGGCAACGACCGCGAATTGCTGGGGCTGATCAGCTCCGCCAACGTGGCCTGCGGCTGGCACGCCGGCGACGCCGCCACCATGCTGCAAACCGTGAAGTGGGCGCTGGAGCGGGGCGTCGCCATCGGCGCGCATCCGAGCTATCCCGACCGCGAGAACTTTGGCCGCACCGAGATGCAGCTGGATCCCGAGGTGGTGTACGCGAACACGCTCTACCAGATCGGCGCGCTGGCGGCGCTGGTGCGCGCGCAGGGCGGGCAACTGGCTCACGTGAAGGCGCACGGCGCGCTCTACAACCAGGCCGCCAAGGATCCCAAGCTGGCCGACGCCATCGTGCGCGCGGTGCGCGACTTCGACTCCGACCTGGTCTTCTTCGGCCTGGCCGGCAGCGTCATGGTGAAGGTGGCGCGCGAAGCCGGGCTCAAGGTGAAGGAGGAAGTCTTTGCCGACCGTGGCTACAACCCCGACGGCTCGCTGGTCAAGCGCGGCACGCCCGGGGCGCTGCACGAGGACGAGGACGTGGCCTTGGGCCAGACGCTGCAGATGGTGCGCGAGCAGCGCGTGCGCGCCATCGACGGCACCTATGTACCGATTCGCGCCGAAACCGTGTGTCTGCACGGCGACGGCGCACATGCGCTTGCCTTTGCGCGCCGCATCCGCGAGCGGCTCGGCGCCGAAGGCATCGCAATCCGCGCCGGAGTCTGA